A portion of the Oxynema aestuarii AP17 genome contains these proteins:
- a CDS encoding transposase, translated as MTGIQALERRMPDIPMKPGRCTQVEFEYIRHGTQTLIASFNVATGEVDLATVGPTRTEADFEAHIRQLLAQCPQAPKVHLVMDCLNTHQSASLVRLAAQLESQAIDLGVKGRSGILRSMATRAAFLSVPNHRLVVHFTPKHCSWLNQIELWFSILVRKLLRRSSFTSPAHLKQKIIELIDYFNRTMAKPFKWNYTGKPLIS; from the coding sequence ATGACGGGAATTCAAGCACTCGAAAGGAGGATGCCCGACATCCCCATGAAACCGGGGCGCTGTACCCAAGTCGAGTTTGAATATATCCGCCATGGCACCCAAACTCTCATTGCCTCCTTCAATGTGGCTACGGGAGAAGTTGACCTGGCTACGGTCGGCCCCACCCGCACCGAGGCCGATTTTGAAGCCCATATCCGACAATTATTGGCTCAATGCCCCCAGGCTCCTAAAGTTCATCTGGTGATGGACTGTCTCAACACCCATCAGTCCGCCTCCCTGGTTCGGCTCGCCGCCCAACTCGAATCTCAAGCCATTGACTTAGGTGTAAAAGGGCGCTCGGGCATTTTGCGCTCAATGGCCACTCGCGCGGCTTTTTTGAGCGTACCCAATCATCGACTGGTCGTCCACTTCACGCCTAAGCATTGCTCGTGGCTCAATCAAATTGAGCTTTGGTTCAGCATCTTGGTTCGTAAGCTACTCCGACGCTCTAGCTTTACCAGTCCCGCCCATCTCAAGCAGAAAATTATCGAGTTGATCGACTACTTCAATCGCACTATGGCTAAGCCGTTCAAGTGGAACTATACTGGTAAGCCTTTGATCTCCTGA